Proteins from a genomic interval of Capsicum annuum cultivar UCD-10X-F1 chromosome 4, UCD10Xv1.1, whole genome shotgun sequence:
- the LOC107867890 gene encoding auxin transporter-like protein 3 isoform X1, with protein sequence MASEKVESVIAGNYLEMEREGEEDNSNCNNSVRNKLSNFFWHGGSVYDAWFSCSSNQVAQVLLTLPYSFSQLGMLSGIIFQLFYGLMGSWTAYLISVLYVEYRTRKEREKVDFRNHVIQWFEVLDGLLGKHWRNIGLFFNCTFLLFGSVIQLIACASNIYYINDNLDKRTWTYIFGACCATTVFIPSFHNYRIWSFAGLLMTTYTAWYLTIASLLNGQVEGVKHSGPTTLVLYFTGATNILYTFGGHAVTVEIMHAMWKPQKFKVIYLIATIYVLTLTLPSASAVYWAFGDALLTHSNALALLPKTRFRDAAVILMLIHQVFITFGFACTPLYFVWEKFIRVHETKSLFKRAMARLPVVIPIWFLAIIFPFFGPINSTVGSLLVSFTVYIIPALAHMLTFASPSARENAVEQPPSFLGRWVGLYCTNIFVVAWVFIVGFGFGGWASMVNFVHQINTFGLFTKCYQCPPHTA encoded by the exons ATGGCTTCTGAGAAAGTTGAGTCAGTTATTGCTGGTAATTACTTGGAAATGGAGAGAGAGGGAGAAGAAGACAATTCCAATTGCAATAATTCTGTGAGAAACAAATTATCCAATTTTTTCTGGCATGGTGGCTCTGTTTATGATGCATGGTTTAGTTGTTCTTCTAACCAG GTTGCTCAAGTGTTACTTACACTGCCGTATTCATTTTCACAACTGGGAATGCTGTCTGGAATTATATTCCAACTCTTTTATGGTTTGATGGGAAGCTGGACTGCTTATCTTATAAGTGTGCTGTATGTTGAGTACAGAactagaaaagaaagagaaaaagttgACTTCAGAAACCATGTCATTCAg TGGTTTGAAGTTCTTGATGGACTACTAGGAAAGCATTGGAGAAACATTGGCCTCTTTTTTAACTGCACTTTTCTTCTATTTGGTTCAGTCATTCAGCTAATTGCATGTGCAAG TAACATATATTATATTAATGACAATCTTGATAAGAGAACTTGGACGTATATATTTGGAGCGTGTTGTGCCACTACTGTGTTCATTCCTTCATTCCACAACTACAGAATTTGGTCATTTGCGGGCCTTCTCATGACAACTTATACTGCCTGGTATCTAACCATAGCTTCACTCCTCAATGGACAg GTTGAGGGAGTGAAGCACTCAGGACCAACCACACTGGTTCTCTACTTTACTGGGGCTACAAACATTCTTTACACCTTTGGTGGGCATGCTGTCACAGT GGAAATAATGCATGCAATGTGGAAGCCACAGAAGTTCAAGGTGATATATTTGATAGCAACAATATATGTGCTAACACTGACACTGCCATCAGCAAGTGCAGTGTATTGGGCTTTTGGAGATGCACTTCTCACTCACTCCAATGCTTTGGCTTTGTTACCAAAGACTAGATTTAGAGATGCTGCTGTCATTCTCATGCTTATTCATCAGGTC TTTATTACATTTGGATTTGCATGTACCCCTTTATACTTTGTGTGGGAGAAGTTCATTAGAGTTCATGAAACTAAGAGCTTGTTCAAGAGAGCAATGGCAAGACTCCCAGTGGTTATTCCAATATGGTTCTTGGCAATTATTTTCCCCTTCTTTGGGCCCATCAACTCCACTGTTGGATCACTCCTTGTTAGCTTCACTGTCTACATTATTCCCGCCTTAGCACACATGCTTACTTTTGCTTCTCCATCAGCTAGAGAG AATGCCGTGGAGCAACCACCGTCATTCTTGGGAAGGTGGGTTGGCTTGTATTGTACCAATATATTTGTGGTGGCATGGGTCTTCATTGTTGGTTTCGGATTTGGAGGGTGGGCAAGTATGGTCAATTTTGTACATCAAATCAACACTTTTGGCCTCTTCACTAAGTGTTATCAATGCCCTCCACATACGGCTTGA
- the LOC107867890 gene encoding auxin transporter-like protein 3 isoform X2 — protein sequence MASEKVESVIAGNYLEMEREGEEDNSNCNNSVRNKLSNFFWHGGSVYDAWFSCSSNQVAQVLLTLPYSFSQLGMLSGIIFQLFYGLMGSWTAYLISVLYVEYRTRKEREKVDFRNHVIQWFEVLDGLLGKHWRNIGLFFNCTFLLFGSVIQLIACASNIYYINDNLDKRTWTYIFGACCATTVFIPSFHNYRIWSFAGLLMTTYTAWYLTIASLLNGQVEGVKHSGPTTLVLYFTGATNILYTFGGHAVTVEIMHAMWKPQKFKVIYLIATIYVLTLTLPSASAVYWAFGDALLTHSNALALLPKTRFRDAAVILMLIHQFITFGFACTPLYFVWEKFIRVHETKSLFKRAMARLPVVIPIWFLAIIFPFFGPINSTVGSLLVSFTVYIIPALAHMLTFASPSARENAVEQPPSFLGRWVGLYCTNIFVVAWVFIVGFGFGGWASMVNFVHQINTFGLFTKCYQCPPHTA from the exons ATGGCTTCTGAGAAAGTTGAGTCAGTTATTGCTGGTAATTACTTGGAAATGGAGAGAGAGGGAGAAGAAGACAATTCCAATTGCAATAATTCTGTGAGAAACAAATTATCCAATTTTTTCTGGCATGGTGGCTCTGTTTATGATGCATGGTTTAGTTGTTCTTCTAACCAG GTTGCTCAAGTGTTACTTACACTGCCGTATTCATTTTCACAACTGGGAATGCTGTCTGGAATTATATTCCAACTCTTTTATGGTTTGATGGGAAGCTGGACTGCTTATCTTATAAGTGTGCTGTATGTTGAGTACAGAactagaaaagaaagagaaaaagttgACTTCAGAAACCATGTCATTCAg TGGTTTGAAGTTCTTGATGGACTACTAGGAAAGCATTGGAGAAACATTGGCCTCTTTTTTAACTGCACTTTTCTTCTATTTGGTTCAGTCATTCAGCTAATTGCATGTGCAAG TAACATATATTATATTAATGACAATCTTGATAAGAGAACTTGGACGTATATATTTGGAGCGTGTTGTGCCACTACTGTGTTCATTCCTTCATTCCACAACTACAGAATTTGGTCATTTGCGGGCCTTCTCATGACAACTTATACTGCCTGGTATCTAACCATAGCTTCACTCCTCAATGGACAg GTTGAGGGAGTGAAGCACTCAGGACCAACCACACTGGTTCTCTACTTTACTGGGGCTACAAACATTCTTTACACCTTTGGTGGGCATGCTGTCACAGT GGAAATAATGCATGCAATGTGGAAGCCACAGAAGTTCAAGGTGATATATTTGATAGCAACAATATATGTGCTAACACTGACACTGCCATCAGCAAGTGCAGTGTATTGGGCTTTTGGAGATGCACTTCTCACTCACTCCAATGCTTTGGCTTTGTTACCAAAGACTAGATTTAGAGATGCTGCTGTCATTCTCATGCTTATTCATCAG TTTATTACATTTGGATTTGCATGTACCCCTTTATACTTTGTGTGGGAGAAGTTCATTAGAGTTCATGAAACTAAGAGCTTGTTCAAGAGAGCAATGGCAAGACTCCCAGTGGTTATTCCAATATGGTTCTTGGCAATTATTTTCCCCTTCTTTGGGCCCATCAACTCCACTGTTGGATCACTCCTTGTTAGCTTCACTGTCTACATTATTCCCGCCTTAGCACACATGCTTACTTTTGCTTCTCCATCAGCTAGAGAG AATGCCGTGGAGCAACCACCGTCATTCTTGGGAAGGTGGGTTGGCTTGTATTGTACCAATATATTTGTGGTGGCATGGGTCTTCATTGTTGGTTTCGGATTTGGAGGGTGGGCAAGTATGGTCAATTTTGTACATCAAATCAACACTTTTGGCCTCTTCACTAAGTGTTATCAATGCCCTCCACATACGGCTTGA